Proteins found in one Salvia splendens isolate huo1 chromosome 10, SspV2, whole genome shotgun sequence genomic segment:
- the LOC121750139 gene encoding cytochrome c-type biogenesis protein CcmE homolog, mitochondrial-like encodes MAARNALLKHLRVYATALPQLRNFQKIDPSKVTPTIFFNHHQHPTLRFLSTRPGRSTRSKKRDIGARARQLQNRRLWTYALTISCIAGFIVIVLNQFQDQLVFYVTPTEALDKYTSDPKKSKFRLGGLVLENSVAQIPSSPEIQFVITDLINDILVKYEGSLPDLFREGHSAVVEGFIRPLNEEMKKKEKALLKNTSKFGVSEKARTLECYFAATEVLAKHDEKYMPAEVANAIEKNKKFIEENEKNGKNAASVKA; translated from the exons ATGGCGGCGAGAAATGCTTTACTCAAGCACCTCAGAGTGTACGCCACCGCTTTGCCGCAGCTCCGAAACTTTCAGAAAATCGATCCGTCTAAG GTTACCCCAACCATCTTCTTCAACCACCACCAACACCCAACTCTCCGGTTTCTATCGACCCGTCCCGGCCGCTCCACCCGATCCAAAAAGCGTGACATCGGAGCCCGCGCCCGGCAGCTCCAGAACCGCAGACTCTGGACCTACGCCCTCACTATCAGCTGCATTGCCGGATTCATAGTCATCGTGCTCAACCAATTTCAGGACCAATTGGTCTTCTATGTCACCCCCACGGAAGCCCTAGACAAGTACACCTCCGATCCAAAGAAATCCAAGTTCCGCCTCGGCGGCCTCGTCCTCGAGAACAGTGTCGCGCAGATTCCCTCGTCGCCGGAGATCCAGTTCGTCATCACCGACCTAATCAACGACATTCTAGTCAAGTACGAGGGTAGCCTACCTGATCTCTTCCGCGAGGGGCACTCTGCGGTGGTCGAGGGATTCATCAGGCCACTCAACGAGGaaatgaagaagaaggagaaggcgCTGTTGAAGAACACTAGCAAATTTGGGGTTTCTGAGAAGGCGAGGACCTTGGAGTGCTACTTTGCGGCGACAGAAGTTTTGGCGAAGCACGACGAGAAGTATATGCCAGCTGAGGTTGCCAATGCTATTGAGAAGAACAAGAAGTTTATTGAGGAGAATGAGAAGAATGGGAAAAACGCTGCTAGTGTGAAGGCGTGA
- the LOC121753383 gene encoding acyl carrier protein 2, mitochondrial-like codes for MAARNALLKHLRVNATALPQLQNPTGGLSQLFRRNFSDEPRGSFLEKSEVTDRVLNVVKNFQKVDPSKVTPSAHFQEDLGLDSLDTVEIVMALEEEFRFEIPDNEADKIQSLNLAVDFISSHPQAK; via the exons ATGGCGGCGAGAAACGCTCTACTCAAGCACCTCAGAGTGAACGCCACGGCTTTGCCGCAGCTCCAAAACCCTACCGGCGGCCTGTCTCAGCTGTTCAGACGCAATTTCTCCGATGAACCGAGGGGCTCTTTCCTTGAGAAGTCAGAGGTTACCGATCGGGTTCTCAACGTCGTCAAAAACTTTCAGAAAGTCGATCCGTCTAAG GTTACTCCATCCGCTCATTTCCAGGAAGATCTTGGACTGGATAGTTTAGATACTGTGGAAATTGTGATGGCTCTCGAAGAAGAGTTCCGTTTCGAGATTCCTGACAATGAAGCTGACAAGATCCAATCGCTCAATCTCGCTGTCGACTTCATCTCATCCCACCCCCAGGCAAAATAA
- the LOC121750379 gene encoding uncharacterized protein LOC121750379, with protein sequence MASTNRAAILTIVILLTASAAANSDSHTSFYDVLQSNGLPMGLFPKGISEYSVDPLSGAFEIRMLSASPCDAKFETPLRYQCNITGRLSYGQISDISGVAAQDLFLWLPVKSIRVDIPSSGLIYFDVGMVFKQFSLSFFETPKECNAVLGDGETVFLFEKGGAATRPVEDLHGHLEMERVTDEGQRAAS encoded by the exons ATGGCTTCCACAAATCGCGCAGCAATCCTAACGATAGTAATCCTGTTAACAGCGTCTGCCGCCGCAAATTCCGATTCCCACACCTCGTTCTACGACGTCCTGCAATCCAACGGTTTGCCGATGGGCCTTTTTCCCAAGGGCATATCGGAATATTCCGTCGATCCTCTCTCCGGCGCCTTCGAGATCCGCATGCTCTCCGCTTCGCCGTGCGACGCCAAGTTCGAGACGCCGCTGCGATACCAATGCAACATCACCGGCAGGCTGAGTTATGGCCAGATTTCCGATATCTCCGGCGTCGCCGCGCAGGATCTGTTCCTGTGGCTGCCGGTGAAGAGCATTCGCGTCGATATCCCCAGCTCCGGCCTGATTTACTTCGACGTTGGCATGGTGTTCAAGCAGTTCTCCTTGTCGTTCTTCGAGACGCCGAAGGAGTGTAATGCTGTCCTCGGCGACGGTGAGACGGTGTTTCTGTTTGAGAAAGGCGGTGCTGCCACTCGTCCTGTTGAG GATCTTCATGGCCACTTGGAGATGGAGCGAGTGACAGATGAGGGACAGAGAGCGGCTTCTTGA
- the LOC121750378 gene encoding protein TIC 20-II, chloroplastic-like produces MASIPLLRLSLPNRPSPILPHPLKSTLRTPLPQFRLKSIPNSTTKCSYTPTPATDRLISAASYFIPFFNGLQYGRFLFAKYPLLAAPFEPLIPLLSLYHSVPYASFVTFFGLYLGVVRNPSFSRYARFNALQALVLDVLLVLPVLLQRIVSPGRTGLGLKVTAWAYSGLFLFVVACFVYGLVSSVLGKTPYLPIVAQAAGRQLE; encoded by the coding sequence ATGGCTTCCATCCCACTCCTCCGCCTCTCCCTCCCCAATCGCCCCTCCCCCATCCTCCCCCACCCCCTCAAATCAACCCTCCGCACACCCCTCCCCCAATTCCGCCTCAAATCAATCCCCAATTCGACAACAAAATGCTCCTACACACCAACGCCGGCCACCGACCGCCTCATCTCCGCCGCGTCCTACTTCATCCCCTTCTTCAACGGCCTCCAATACGGGCGATTCCTCTTCGCCAAGTACCCGCTCCTCGCCGCCCCCTTCGAGCCCCTAATCCCCTTGCTCTCGCTCTACCACTCCGTCCCCTACGCCAGCTTCGTCACCTTCTTCGGCCTCTACCTCGGCGTCGTCAGGAACCCTAGCTTCAGCCGCTACGCCAGGTTCAACGCGCTGCAGGCGCTCGTGCTCGACGTGCTCCTCGTGCTCCCCGTGCTGCTGCAGAGGATAGTTTCCCCCGGGCGGACCGGGCTTGGGCTGAAGGTCACGGCGTGGGCCTATTCTGGGCTTTTTTTGTTTGTGGTGGCCTGCTTTGTCTATGGGCTGGTGTCGAGTGTGCTTGGGAAGACTCCGTATTTGCCCATTGTTGCTCAAGCTGCTGGCCGCCAGCTAGAATAA
- the LOC121753107 gene encoding calreticulin-3-like, translating to MGKSKHRMLQSLSVFIVSLHLLRASFAEIIFEERFDEGWRSRWVHSDWKKAEGKAGTFKHAAGKWHGDPDDRGIQTTTDARHYAISAKIPEFSNKNRTMVVQYSIRLEQDIECGGGYIKLLSGYVNQKKFGGDTPYSMMFGPDICGTQTKKLHVILSYQGQNYPIKKDLQCETDKLTHFYTFILRPDASYSVLIDGRERDSGSMYTDWDILPPRKIKAVNAKKPADWDDKEYINDPDDVKPEGYDTIPREIPDPKAKQPHDWDEDEDGKWRPPRIPNPKYRGPWKPKRIKNPNYKGKWKIPWIDNPEFEDDPDLYVLKPIKYVGIEVWQVKAGAVFDNILICDDPDYAKGVVEEVFANRELEKEAFEEAEKIRKAREEEEAQRAREDGERRRKERGYDRRHRDRYRDKYRRHRDYMDDDYHDEL from the exons ATGGGAAAATCTAAGCATAGAATGCTGCAATCGTTATCTGTTTTTATCGTTTCACTTCATCTGCTTCGCGCTTCGTTCGCTGAGATTATATTCGAGGAGAGGTTTGATG AGGGATGGAGGAGCCGGTGGGTTCACTCTGATTGGAAGAAGGCTGAGGGTAAAGCCGGCACATTTAAGCACGCGGCAGGGAAGTGGCATGGTGATCCCGATGACAGAG GTATCCAGACTACCACTGATGCTAGGCATTATGCCATATCAGCGAAAATCCCGGAGTTCAGCAATAAAAATAGAACAATGGTTGTTCAGTATTCTATTAGGCTTGAACAGGACATTGAATGCGGCGGGGGTTATATCAAACTTCTCTCTGGTTATGTTAATCAAAAGAAATTTGGTGGTGACACGCCTTACAG CATGATGTTTGGACCTGATATATGCGGCACCCAGACAAAGAAACTGCATGTCATACTGTCTTATCAGGGTCAAAATTACCCTATCAAGAAGGATTTGCAATGTGAAACGGACAAGCTAACACATTTTTACACCTTCATTCTTCGGCCTGATGCATCATATAGCGTTCTTATTGATGGTCGAGAAAGAGATTCTGGAAGCATGTACACGGATTGGGATATTCTGCCTCCCCGGAAAATTAAAGCTGTGAATGCCAAAAAG CCTGCTGACTGGGATGATAAAGAATACATAAATGATCCTGACGATGTCAAGCCTGAG GGATATGATACTATTCCACGAGAAATACCTGATCCAAAGGCAAAACAG CCTCATGATtgggatgaagatgaagatggaaAATGGAGACCACCAAGAATTCCGAATCCAAAATACAGAGGGCCATGGAAGCCTAAG AGAATCAAGAATCCTAATTACAAAGGAAAATGGAAGATCCCTTGGATTGATAATCCTG AGTTTGAAGATGATCCCGATTTATATGTCCTGAAGCCCATAAAGTATGTTGGCATTGAAGTTTGGCAG GTCAAAGCAGGTGCTGTTTTTGACAACATTTTGATTTGTGACGATCCTGACTATGCGAAGGGCGTAGTCGAGGAAGTATTTGCTAATAGGGAG CTTGAAAAAGAAGCCTTTGAGGAAGCAGAGAAGATCAGGAAAGCTAGAGAGGAAGAG GAAGCACAGAGAGCAAGGGAAGACGGTGAAaggaggagaaaggaaaggggTTATGACAGAAGGCATCGGGACCGGTATAGGGACAAATACAGGAGG cACCGTGATTACATGGATGACGATTATCAc GATGAACTCTAG
- the LOC121750377 gene encoding putative RNA-binding protein Luc7-like 2 isoform X2: MDALRKQLDVLMGANRNGDAQEVTHKYYDRDVCRLFLAGLCPHELFQLTKMDKGPCPKVHSLQLRKEYEDAKAKGVDNYDRDLEDNIDRLIVECDRKIERALKRLDEEDAKAAVAISVSEVTLTPEIDEMSKQIKEKLHEHDQFDLEGKTDMKMRVQEEIEELRTQRADKQSMLLLDAFNKDRASLPQPMANASQGAPMPAAVPDPHIQEMINEKLKKAEELGEQGMVDEAQKALEEAEALKKLPARQEPVLDSSKYTAADVRITDQKLRVCDICGAFLSVYDSDRRLADHFGGKLHLGYMLIREKLVELQVLL; encoded by the exons ATGGATGCGCTAAGGAAGCAGCTCGATGTGCTGATGGGAGCCAACCGCAACGGCGACGCGCAGGAGGTGACGCACAAGTACTACGATCGCGACGTCTGCCGCCTCTTCCTCGCCGGCCTTTGCCCGCACGAGCTTTTCCAGCTCACT AAAATGGACAAGGGACCATGCCCCAAGGTGCATTCATTGCAGCTGAGGAAAGA ATATGAGGATGCAAAAGCAAAGGGTGTTGACAATTATGATAGGGATTTAGAGGATAACATAGACAGACTTATTGTTGAGTGTGATCGTAAAATTGAAAGGGCTCTGAAGAGACTCGATGAAGAGGATGCCAAAGCAGCTGTTGCAATTTCTGTATCGGAAGTTACCCTG ACACCAGAGATTGATGAGATGTCAAAGCAAATTAAGGAGAAATTGCATGAACACGATCAATTTG ATCTTGAAGGCAAGACGGACATGAAGATGCGGGTCCAGGAAGAGATTGAAGAGCTAAGAACTCAAAGAGCAGATAAACAG TCTATGCTTCTTTTGGATGCCTTCAACAAAGATCGTGCATCTCTTCCTCAGCCTATGGCGAATGCTTCGCAGGGTGCACCTATGCCTGCAGCTGTTCCAGATCCTCACATTCAGGAGATGATCAATGAAAAGCTAAAGAAAGCTGAAGAACTTG GTGAACAAGGAATGGTAGATGAAGCACAGAAAGCATTAGAAGAGGCCGAAGCACTAAAAAAG CTGCCAGCTCGACAGGAACCTGTACTGGATTCTTCAAAGTACACAGCTGCTGATGTGCGCATT ACTGATCAGAAGCTTCGTGTCTGTGACATTTGTGGAGCATTCCTCAGTGTTTATGACAG CGACCGCCGTTTAGCTGATCATTTTGGTGGAAAGCTCCATTTAGGGTATATGCTAATCCGTGAAAAGCTAGTTGAACTCCAG GTGCTGCTATAA
- the LOC121752933 gene encoding phospholipase A(1) LCAT3-like — translation MFRGFRSCFHGSRSSDSASVADRDPVLLVSGIAGSILNSKSKKTGSETRVWVRILLADLEFRRKLWSIYNPETGYTESLDDDSEIVVPQDDYGLYAIDILDPSTFVKCLHVSDLYHFHDMIEMLVGCGYEKGTTLFGYGYDFRQSNRIGQIMDGLKERLVTAYKASGGRKVNLISHSMGGLLVSCFISLHNDVFSKYVNKWITIATPFQGAPGCINDSILTGMQFVDGFESFFFVSRWSMHQLLVECPSVYEMLPNPGFNWKKEPEVLVWRSNSSDGEATVTQESYGCNECVSLFAEALKNNELDYDGDTVPLPFNFAILEWAADTRELLNKTEIPTGVSFYNIYGTSFETPFDVCYGSESSPINELSEICHSTPEYSYVDGDGTVPSESAVADKFEAVERVGVCATHRGLLCDENVYNLIKKWLGVSTEEVKSRKSKTSKVVHADLVFSNQSCK, via the exons ATGTTTCGAGGCTTCCGCAGCTGCTTCCATGGATCCCGGAGCTCCGATTCGGCCAGTGTCGCCGACCGCGACCCGGTTCTGCTGGTGTCGGGTATAGCCGGCTCAATTCTCAACTCAAAATCCAAGAAAACCGGGTCCGAGACCCGGGTTTGGGTCCGGATCCTTTTAGCTGATTTGGAGTTCAGGAGGAAGCTGTGGTCCATTTACAATCCTGAAACAG GATATACAGAATCATTGGATGATGACAGTGAAATAGTAGTGCCGCAAGATGATTATGGGCTTTATGCCATTGATATTTTGGACCCTTCAACT TTTGTAAAGTGTCTTCATGTATCCGATTTGTACCATTTTCATGACATGATTGAGATGCTTGTTGGATGTGGGTATGAGAAAGGCACCACATTGTTCGGATATGGATACGATTTTCGACAAAGCAATAG AATTGGTCAGATAATGGATGGTCTTAAAGAGAGACTGGTGACAGCTTATAAAGCTTCGGGTGGAAGGAAAGTTAACTTGATTTCGCATTCAATGGGTGGATTGCTCGTCTCGTGCTTCATATCTCTTCATAATGAT GTGTTCTCCAAATATGTTAATAAATGGATTACTATTGCCACTCCTTTTCAAG GTGCTCCAGGATGCATCAACGACTCTATACTTACTGGAATGCAGTTCGTTGATGGTTTCGAAAGCTTCTTTTTCGTATCAAGATGGTCAATGCATCAACTT CTGGTAGAGTGCCCATCTGTTTACGAGATGTTACCAAATCCCGGTTTCAATTGGAAGAAAGAACCTGAGGTTCTTGTATGGAGATCAAACTCGAGTGATGGAGAAGCTACAGTCACACAGGAATCTTATGGCTGCAACGAATGTGTCTCTCTTTTCGCAGAAGCTTTAAAAAACAACGAG CTAGACTATGACGGAGATACAGTACCTCTCCCTTTCAACTTTGCCATTCTTGAATGGGCTGCTGACACTCGGGAACTTCTTAATAAAACTGAAATCCCCACTGGTGTTTCGTTTTACAACATATACGGAACATCTTTTGAAACACCCTTTGATGTTTG CTATGGCTCAGAATCATCTCCCATCAACGAGCTTTCTGAGATATGTCACTCAACG CCGGAATACTCTTATGTAGATGGAGACGGAACCGTCCCCTCTGAATCAGCAGTG GCGGATAAATTTGAAGCTGTGGAACGAGTTGGGGTGTGTGCGACTCACCGGGGACTATTATGCGACGAGAATGTGTATAACCTCATCAAGAAATGGTTGGGAGTTTCTACAGAGGAAGTGAAGTCAAGGAAGTCCAAAACTTCAAAAGTGGTGCATGCAGATTTAGTATTTTCAAACCAATCTTGCAAGTAA
- the LOC121750377 gene encoding putative RNA-binding protein Luc7-like 1 isoform X1 gives MDALRKQLDVLMGANRNGDAQEVTHKYYDRDVCRLFLAGLCPHELFQLTKMDKGPCPKVHSLQLRKEYEDAKAKGVDNYDRDLEDNIDRLIVECDRKIERALKRLDEEDAKAAVAISVSEVTLTPEIDEMSKQIKEKLHEHDQFDLEGKTDMKMRVQEEIEELRTQRADKQSMLLLDAFNKDRASLPQPMANASQGAPMPAAVPDPHIQEMINEKLKKAEELGEQGMVDEAQKALEEAEALKKLPARQEPVLDSSKYTAADVRITDQKLRVCDICGAFLSVYDSDRRLADHFGGKLHLGYMLIREKLVELQEERDKKRRTLEEERRKSLEHERGSSKDRERVDRGDRKDYDRRSRDRDRHYDRNRGSDRERVRERESSRNYDSRSHRRSRSRSRERSRDYDRNRRRDRN, from the exons ATGGATGCGCTAAGGAAGCAGCTCGATGTGCTGATGGGAGCCAACCGCAACGGCGACGCGCAGGAGGTGACGCACAAGTACTACGATCGCGACGTCTGCCGCCTCTTCCTCGCCGGCCTTTGCCCGCACGAGCTTTTCCAGCTCACT AAAATGGACAAGGGACCATGCCCCAAGGTGCATTCATTGCAGCTGAGGAAAGA ATATGAGGATGCAAAAGCAAAGGGTGTTGACAATTATGATAGGGATTTAGAGGATAACATAGACAGACTTATTGTTGAGTGTGATCGTAAAATTGAAAGGGCTCTGAAGAGACTCGATGAAGAGGATGCCAAAGCAGCTGTTGCAATTTCTGTATCGGAAGTTACCCTG ACACCAGAGATTGATGAGATGTCAAAGCAAATTAAGGAGAAATTGCATGAACACGATCAATTTG ATCTTGAAGGCAAGACGGACATGAAGATGCGGGTCCAGGAAGAGATTGAAGAGCTAAGAACTCAAAGAGCAGATAAACAG TCTATGCTTCTTTTGGATGCCTTCAACAAAGATCGTGCATCTCTTCCTCAGCCTATGGCGAATGCTTCGCAGGGTGCACCTATGCCTGCAGCTGTTCCAGATCCTCACATTCAGGAGATGATCAATGAAAAGCTAAAGAAAGCTGAAGAACTTG GTGAACAAGGAATGGTAGATGAAGCACAGAAAGCATTAGAAGAGGCCGAAGCACTAAAAAAG CTGCCAGCTCGACAGGAACCTGTACTGGATTCTTCAAAGTACACAGCTGCTGATGTGCGCATT ACTGATCAGAAGCTTCGTGTCTGTGACATTTGTGGAGCATTCCTCAGTGTTTATGACAG CGACCGCCGTTTAGCTGATCATTTTGGTGGAAAGCTCCATTTAGGGTATATGCTAATCCGTGAAAAGCTAGTTGAACTCCAG GAAGAGCGAGACAAGAAACGTAGAACCCTTGAAGAAGAGAGAAg GAAAAGCCTGGAGCATGAGAGAGGATCTAGCAAGGATCGAGAAAGAGTTGATAGAGGTGATCGTAAGGATTATGATCGTCGGAGCCGAGACCGAGATAGGCATTATGATCGCAACCGTGGTAGTGACCGCGAGCgtgtaagagagagggagagttcTCGTAACTACGATTCGAGGAGTCACCGAAGATCTCGTTCTCGGTCAAGAGAGCGGTCAAGAGATTATGACCGCAACAG GCGTCGCGATCGGAACTAG